The genomic segment ATTCGCCCGGCTCGTCCCGCCGGTCGTCGTCGCCGCCGCCATCGACCGGGCCATCCGGCAGTCGGGAGAGACGGGTCTGTTGACGGACGTGGGACTGCTCCCGGCCGAACGGGTGGCGGGACAGGCGGCGCGGCTCGCGCTCCTCGAACAACTCGTCCTCATCGCCGTCCTCGCGTACCTCCTCCGGTCGGCCGCCCGCTTCGTCTCGCGCTACCTCCTACAGGCGACCGCACAGAAGGTTCAGCGCGACCTCAGGGACGACACGTACGACCACCTGCAACGCCTCTCGATGTCCTTCTTCGCCGACCACCAGACGGGCGGGCTGATGTCCATCCTCAACAGCGACATCAACCGGCTGGAGCAGTTCCTCAACACCGAGTTCCGCCAGTTCATCCGCGTCGTCGCCACCGTCGGCGGCATCGGCGTCATCCTGTGGACGTACTCGCCGAAACTCGCCCTCGTCGCGCTGGCTCCGGTGCCGATAATCGGGCTGGCCAGCGGGCAGTTCCTCACGTGGATCGAACCGCGGTACAAGTCCATCCGCGAGACGGTCGCACGACTGAACACCCGACTCGAGAACAACCTCGGGGGCGCGGCCGTCATCAAGTCGTTCGACCGCTACGGCTTTGAGCGCGACCGGGTCGCCGAACAGAGCGAGGCGTACCACGACGAGAAAGTGGCCGCGCTCCGCATCCGCCGGGGGTTCTTCGCGGCGCTCAGGATGCTCACCGGCGTCGTCTTCGTCGCCGTGCTGTACGTCGGCGGCACCGACATCATCGCCGGCACCCCCGGCGAGAACGGCGCGCTGACGCTGGGCGGGTTCACACTCTTCTTCCTCCTGCTCCGCCGGCTCTACTCGCCGATGCGCCGCGTCGGCAAGTCCGCGAACAAGTACCAGCTTGCGATGTCCAGCGCCGAACGCGTGTTCGGGCTCCTCGGCCGCGACCCGGAGATAACCAGCCCGACGCCGGCACACCGGCCCGAGACGGTCGACGGCGACGTGTGCTTCGACGACGTGACGTTCTCCTACGGCGACCGCGAACCGGTCGTCCGGAACGTCTCGCTGGACGTGCCCGCGGGGTCGACCGTCGGACTCGCCGGGGCGACCGGCGCGGGGAAGTCGACGCTTCTGAAACTGGTCGCCCGGTTCCACGACGTAGACGACGGAGCCGTCCGCGTCGACGGCGTCGACGTGCGCGACTACGACCTACAGGCGCTTCGCGACGAGGTTGCCATCGTCGAGCAGAGCCCGTACCTGTTCTCGGGGACGGTCGCCGAGAACATCGCCTACGGCGACCGCGAGGCGCTCGAAGCCGAGTGGTACGACGACGAGGGCACCGGCGACGGGCGCGCCGACGACGCGAGCGGTGACGGGCACGACGGTCGGACCGCCCGCGAGCGCGTGGTCGAAGTCGCGAAAGCCGCCGAGGCCGACGAGTTCGTCCGCGAACTCCCCGACGGCTACGACACCCGGGTCGGCGAGCGGGGCGTGAAGCTCTCGGGCGGTCAGCGCCAGCGCATCGCCATCGCCCGCGCCCTGCTGAACGACCCCGCGGTCATCATCTTCGACGAGGCAACCTCCGACGTGGACACGGAGACGGAGGAACTCATCCAGCAGAGCCTCGACAGGCTGGTCGAGGAGCGCACCGCGTTCGTCATCGCGCACCGCCTGTCGACCATCCGCGACGCCGACGAAGTGGTCGTCATGGACGAGGGCCGCATCGCGGAGCGCGGTTCGCACGACGAACTCGTCGCCGCCGGCGGGTCGTACGCCGACCTCTGGCACGGACAGGCCGACGAAGAGGCCCCGCCAGCCGACGACTGACGCGCCGCCGGTCACTCGCCGCCGGGCATCGCTTTGATTGCCGTCACTCCGCAACGACGAGTATGACCGTCGACATCGGCGTCATCGGCGCGGGCGGGATGGCGGAGCGACACACGGACAACTTCGACGCGGTCGGCGCCCGACTCGCGGGCGTCTGCTCGCGGTCCGAGGAGAGTGCCCGGGAACTGGCCGAGGCGCACGGCGCGACGGCGTACCCCGACGCGGAGACGCTGTTCGACGCGGCGGACCTCGACGCCGTCCTCGTCACGGTCCCGCCGTTCGCGCACGACGACTACGAACTGCGGGCCGCCGAACGCGGCGTCGACTTCTTCGTCGAGAAACCGCTCGGTCTCTCCCGCGAGGCCGCCCGAGAGCGACGCGACGCCGTCGCGGCGAACGACCTCGTCACGCAGGTCGGCCACCAGTTCCGGTACGCCGACGTCGTCGAACGGGCGCACGAACTGCTCGCCGACCGCACCCTCGCGCAGGTCGAAGGGCGGTGGGTCGACGCCGTCTCGCCGCTCCCGTGGTGGAGCCGGGAGGCCGAGTCCGGCGGCCAACTGGTCGAACAGTCGGCGCACGTGTTCGACCTCGTGCGCGACTTCGCGGGGGAAGCGGCCGACGTCGCCGCCGTCGGCGGGCATCGCG from the Halogeometricum rufum genome contains:
- a CDS encoding ABC transporter ATP-binding protein, translated to MADDHGGLEHVRDNVDGHPMVSLLSYARTYWVRLTLGVAAAFLTRFARLVPPVVVAAAIDRAIRQSGETGLLTDVGLLPAERVAGQAARLALLEQLVLIAVLAYLLRSAARFVSRYLLQATAQKVQRDLRDDTYDHLQRLSMSFFADHQTGGLMSILNSDINRLEQFLNTEFRQFIRVVATVGGIGVILWTYSPKLALVALAPVPIIGLASGQFLTWIEPRYKSIRETVARLNTRLENNLGGAAVIKSFDRYGFERDRVAEQSEAYHDEKVAALRIRRGFFAALRMLTGVVFVAVLYVGGTDIIAGTPGENGALTLGGFTLFFLLLRRLYSPMRRVGKSANKYQLAMSSAERVFGLLGRDPEITSPTPAHRPETVDGDVCFDDVTFSYGDREPVVRNVSLDVPAGSTVGLAGATGAGKSTLLKLVARFHDVDDGAVRVDGVDVRDYDLQALRDEVAIVEQSPYLFSGTVAENIAYGDREALEAEWYDDEGTGDGRADDASGDGHDGRTARERVVEVAKAAEADEFVRELPDGYDTRVGERGVKLSGGQRQRIAIARALLNDPAVIIFDEATSDVDTETEELIQQSLDRLVEERTAFVIAHRLSTIRDADEVVVMDEGRIAERGSHDELVAAGGSYADLWHGQADEEAPPADD
- a CDS encoding Gfo/Idh/MocA family protein translates to MTVDIGVIGAGGMAERHTDNFDAVGARLAGVCSRSEESARELAEAHGATAYPDAETLFDAADLDAVLVTVPPFAHDDYELRAAERGVDFFVEKPLGLSREAARERRDAVAANDLVTQVGHQFRYADVVERAHELLADRTLAQVEGRWVDAVSPLPWWSREAESGGQLVEQSAHVFDLVRDFAGEAADVAAVGGHRVVDDVDFADSSVVAMRHDSGVVSHVTSTSASPEKDVSLELVAEDCRLELDLVSHTLDGTVDGESVHVEGDDRPYEKELDAFVTAVETDDPSLPRSPYADALRTFELTLDATDGLAVA